A genomic window from Anolis carolinensis isolate JA03-04 unplaced genomic scaffold, rAnoCar3.1.pri scaffold_13, whole genome shotgun sequence includes:
- the aimp2 gene encoding aminoacyl tRNA synthase complex-interacting multifunctional protein 2 isoform X2: protein MPMYKDEVDPSLQALESRQEEILKRLYELKAAVDSLSKMIQTPDADFDATNIIQADEHVPLTASSADLDNLLGKDYSALKDIVINANPSHPPLSLLVLHSLLCESYKVLSAVHTHSSVKSVPENLLKCFGDQAKKQSRHEYQLGFTLIWKDVSKPQMKFRIQTMCPIEGEGNIARFLFSLLGQKHNAVTATLIDSWVDTAIFQLQDGSSKEKAAVLRSMNAALGKASWLVGNELTLADIVAWCAIQTTGSTNSVPSNVQNWMKSCENLAPFNSVLKLLK from the exons ATGCCGATGTACAAG GATGAAGTTGATCCGTCCCTTCAAGCTCTTGAATCCCGCCAGGAAGAGATCTTAAAGCGTTTGTATGAATTGAAGGCTGCTGTAGATAGCCTCTCCAAGATGATCCAAACACCAGATGCAGATTTTGATGCTACAAACATAATCCAGGCGGACGAACACGTTCCTTTAACTGCCAGTTCTGCAGACCTGGATAATTTACTTGGAAAG GACTATAGTGCACTGAAGGATATTGTGATTAATGCCAACCCATCGCACCCTCCACTGTCACTGTTAGTACTTCACAGCTTGCTGTGTGAGAGCTACAAGGTACTATCAGCTGTCCATACACACTCATCTGTGAAGAGTGTGCCAGAGAATCTCCTGAAATGCTTTGGTGACCAGGCTAAGAAGCAATCGCGTCATGAATACCAGTTGGGCTTTACACTCATTTGGAAAGATG TGTCAAAACCCCAGATGAAGTTCCGCATTCAAACTATGTGTCCCATTGAAGGAGAAGGAAACATTGCTAGGTTCTTGTTCTCCTTACTTGGTCAGAAGCATAATGCCGTCACAGCAACTCTGATTGATAGCTGGGTTGATACAGCCATCTTCCAACTGCAGGACGGGAGCAGTAAAGAAAAAGCAGCCGTTTTGCGATCCATGAATGCGGCCCTAGGCAAGGCCTCCTGGCTGGTGGGAAATGAACTAACCTTAGCTGACATCGTGGCATGGTGTGCAATTCAGACAACCGGGAGCACAAATTCTGTTCCATCTAATGTGCAAAACTGGATGAAATCTTGTGAAAATCTGGCACCTTTTAATTCTGTTCTCAAATTGCTGAAGTAA
- the aimp2 gene encoding aminoacyl tRNA synthase complex-interacting multifunctional protein 2 isoform X1 gives MPMYKVRPFQGGPGSAVPPEHLPTCMYRLGSVHREPKAGPSPPAEQDEVDPSLQALESRQEEILKRLYELKAAVDSLSKMIQTPDADFDATNIIQADEHVPLTASSADLDNLLGKDYSALKDIVINANPSHPPLSLLVLHSLLCESYKVLSAVHTHSSVKSVPENLLKCFGDQAKKQSRHEYQLGFTLIWKDVSKPQMKFRIQTMCPIEGEGNIARFLFSLLGQKHNAVTATLIDSWVDTAIFQLQDGSSKEKAAVLRSMNAALGKASWLVGNELTLADIVAWCAIQTTGSTNSVPSNVQNWMKSCENLAPFNSVLKLLK, from the exons ATGCCGATGTACAAGGTGAGGCCCTTCCAGGGCGGGCCGGGCTCCGCGGTGCCGCCCGAGCACCTCCCCACTTGCATGTACCGCCTCGGCAGCGTCCACCGGGAGCCCAAAGCCGGTCCCTCGCCGCCGGCGGAGCAG GATGAAGTTGATCCGTCCCTTCAAGCTCTTGAATCCCGCCAGGAAGAGATCTTAAAGCGTTTGTATGAATTGAAGGCTGCTGTAGATAGCCTCTCCAAGATGATCCAAACACCAGATGCAGATTTTGATGCTACAAACATAATCCAGGCGGACGAACACGTTCCTTTAACTGCCAGTTCTGCAGACCTGGATAATTTACTTGGAAAG GACTATAGTGCACTGAAGGATATTGTGATTAATGCCAACCCATCGCACCCTCCACTGTCACTGTTAGTACTTCACAGCTTGCTGTGTGAGAGCTACAAGGTACTATCAGCTGTCCATACACACTCATCTGTGAAGAGTGTGCCAGAGAATCTCCTGAAATGCTTTGGTGACCAGGCTAAGAAGCAATCGCGTCATGAATACCAGTTGGGCTTTACACTCATTTGGAAAGATG TGTCAAAACCCCAGATGAAGTTCCGCATTCAAACTATGTGTCCCATTGAAGGAGAAGGAAACATTGCTAGGTTCTTGTTCTCCTTACTTGGTCAGAAGCATAATGCCGTCACAGCAACTCTGATTGATAGCTGGGTTGATACAGCCATCTTCCAACTGCAGGACGGGAGCAGTAAAGAAAAAGCAGCCGTTTTGCGATCCATGAATGCGGCCCTAGGCAAGGCCTCCTGGCTGGTGGGAAATGAACTAACCTTAGCTGACATCGTGGCATGGTGTGCAATTCAGACAACCGGGAGCACAAATTCTGTTCCATCTAATGTGCAAAACTGGATGAAATCTTGTGAAAATCTGGCACCTTTTAATTCTGTTCTCAAATTGCTGAAGTAA
- the eif2ak1 gene encoding eukaryotic translation initiation factor 2-alpha kinase 1: MCCPQRPVGALSGLVSSDGRLGPRLRLRGLHRLPSVGPVGPQRGRLAAMWRGKVGQRGPRGAEKASPPPALEFPDDQAAGPELDDSDWPTELRGLNGSQKIMNITSSFANQLLLVSLLEHLCHIYAQDPARSRRLFQLLCKTFTQMRLLSDFAVCEEFSSLRLQHNRAIAALMKAANKQILNEEFGNGNPCTNSRESILFEAQTSRYINEFDEISRLGKGGYGTVYKVRNKLDGQFYAIKKILIKKATKRDCMKVLREVKVLAGLQHPNIVGYHTAWMEHVQPTCLKGESNLNLPSLKVCSEQGSSVDPCCDQDMEDGSSIIFADLNPEDSVDENSESNAVHKSNKNSCSNDSSGISKYNENPASVVPHGDHEQHNMSTNDSYSDEQSSQKGVSLLQQCEMEYHLMLHIQMQLCEISLWDWIADRNKSCFKAEDASSPYHHVDNQGILKIFQELLEGVYYIHSMEIMHRDIKPRNIFLQGSDYHVKIGDFGLACRDIIQEDPIHLLSAKKRTELMHTSGVGTCLYASPEQLEGSHYDVKSDMYSLGVILFELFQPFGTEMERTKVLMDLRNSNIPLSFSKRWPVQTKYIKLLTSLKSSNRPTAAQLLESELFHNTANVICSLQQKVIQQEEEIRLLKERVQLLLQEKEERHRIQELGSPV; this comes from the exons atGTGCTGCCCTCAGCGGCCTGTGGGGGCGCTATCGGGCCTAGTTTCCTCAGACGGAAGGCTTGGGCCTCgactgcgcctgcgcggcctgcaTCGTCTTCCCTCAGTGGGACCTGTGGGGCCTCAGAGGGGTCGGTTGGCCGCCATGTGGCGAGGGAAAGTGGGCCAGAGGGGGCCCCGGGGAGCCGAGAAGGCCTCGCCACCCCCGGCTTTGGAGTTCCCAGACGACCAGGCCGCGGGGCCGGAATTAGACG ATTCTGATTGGCCTACAGAGCTTCGAGGTTTAAATGGTTCTCAAAAGATAATGAACATCACATCATCGTTTGCCAACCAGCTGTTGCTTGTTTCTCTGCTGGAACATCTTTGCCACATCTACGCACAAGATCCTGCACGCTCTAGACGCCTGTTTCAAT TACTTTGTAAAACATTTACTCAAATGCGCTTgctatctgattttgctgtatgtGAAGAATTTAGTAGTCTGAGACTGCAGCATAATAGGGCCATTGCCGCATTAATGAAAGCAGCGAACAAACAAATACTAAATGAG GAGTTTGGTAATGGCAATCCATGCACAAACAG tagggAAAGTATTCTTTTTGAAGCACAGACTTCTCGCTACATTAATGAATTTGATGAGATTTcaagacttggaaaaggaggctACGGAACAGTATACAAG GTCAGAAACAAGCTTGATGGTCAGTTCTATGCAATTAAAAAGATTCTTATTAAGAAGGCCACCAAAAGAGACTGCATGaag GTATTACGGGAAGTGAAAGTGTTGGCTGGGCTGCAGCACCCAAATATTGTAGGTTACCACACTGCTTGGATGGAGCATGTTCAACCAACATGCCTGAAAG GTGAATCAAATCTAAATTTGCCATCACTCAAAGTGTGTTCTGAGCAAGGAAGTTCTGT AGACCCATGCTGTGATCAGGATATGGAAGATGGTAGTTCCATTATCTTTGCCGATCTCAACCCTGAAGATTCTGTTGATGAAAATTCTGAAAGCAACGCTGTACACAAATCGAACAAAAACAGCTGCTCAAATGACAGTTCCGGTATTTCAAAATACAATGAAAATCCTGCGTCCGTTGTGCCTCACGGTGATCACGAGCAACATAACATGAGCACAAATGATTCTTACAGTGACGAACAGTCATCCCAGAAAGGGGTTTCTTTGCTGCAGCAGTGTGAG ATGGAGTATCATCTGATGCTTCACATACAGATGCAGCTGTGTGAAATATCCTTGTGGGACTGGATTGCTGACCGAAATAAAAGCTGTTTCAAAGCAGAGGATGCTTCCA GTCCATATCACCACGTAGACAATCAAGGGATATTAAAAATCTTCCAAGAGCTACTTGAAGGAGTGTATTATATCCATAGTATGGAAATCATGCACCGGGACATTAAA CCCAGAAATATCTTTCTACAAGGATCTGACTACCATGTGAAAATAGGTGACTTTGGCCTGGCCTGTAGAGATATTATTCAGGAAGATCCAATCCACTTGCTAAGTGCAAAGAAGAGAACAG AACTAATGCATACCTCTGGAGTTGGCACTTGCTTGTATGCTTCACCCGAACAACTAGAAGGTTCTCACTATGATGTTAAG TCAGATATGTACAGCTTGGGTGTCATCCTGTTTGAGCTTTTCCAGCCATTTGGAACCGAAATGGAGAGAACTAAAGTTTTGATGGACTTAAGGAACAGCAACATTCCCCTCTCTTTTAGCAAAAGATGGCCAGTACAGACCAAATACATTAAGCTGCTAACCAGCCTCAAATCTTCAAACAGACCAACTGCTGCTCAACTTCTTGAAAGTGAACTATTCCATAACACCGCAAAT GTTATTTGCAGTCTGCAACAGAAAGTAATACAGCAAGAAGAAGAAATCAGGTTGCTTAAAGAAAGGGTCCAGCTATTGCTGCAAGAGAAAGAGGAAAGACACAGAATTCAGGAACTGGGCTCTCCTGTTTAA
- the ankrd61 gene encoding ankyrin repeat domain-containing protein 61, which produces MGNLIGGSSRQNNKLSKKPRGRWTRHDTLNEDPETSRETTGWSSSKNQRTEESNNKAALHLKLKEDFNKLRPLFPTPDYHPLHLAIVTGYPHIIPDLLKRGAKINDKDMAGRTALHLASEVLYLEAMTLLLGCGASVNLTIPATRETALHLAVRSSSCKAGTLLAAGGKCVELLLLNGANIHMRDWKGQEAIHTACRNGREEIIKLLFNYGADVNSLTPEEESPLFLFLEKTGNLRKLNVLRELLRLTYPLKLMNSEGHLPKALYNPSCELLHDLLRDMAAEVWSLQDICKFNVRNVYRGAMICWLKERIPTQLWNSIYIRQEYSYASKMK; this is translated from the exons atgGGCAATCTGATTGGAGGCTCCTCCAGGCAGAATAACAAG CTGTCAAAGAAACCACGTGGAAGATGGACGAGACATGATACACTGAATGAAGATCCTGAAACGAG TCGAGAGACAACAGGATGGTCTTCAAGCAAGAATCAAAGAACTGAGGAAAGCAATAATAAAGCTGCTCTTCACCTCAAACTAAAGGAAGACTTCAACAAGCTGCGGCCTCTGTTCCCTACCCCTGACTACCATCCTCTTCATTTAGCAATTGTCACCGGATATCCTCACATCATACCAGACTTGCTAAAGCGTGGggcaaaaataaatgacaaagataTGGCGGGACGAACAGCTCTCCATCTGGCGTCCGAAGTGCTCTACCTAGAGGCAATGACACTTTTACTCGGCTGTGGAGCCAGCGTAAACCTCACAATCCCTGCCACAAGAGAAACAGCACTCCATTTAGCAGTCCGGTCTTCCTCTTGCAAGGCCGGGACCCTTTTAGCGGCAGGTGGCAAGTGCGTTGAGTTGCTGTTGCTTAATGGGGCAAACATACACATGAGAGACTGGAAAGGACAAGAAGCTATTCATACAGCTTGTCGAAATGGCAGAGAAGAGATCATTAAGCTTTTGTTCAATTATGGGGCAGATGTGAACTCTTTAACCCCGGAAGAGGAGTCTCCACTGTTTCTGTTCCTTGAAAAAACAGGCAATTTAAGGAAGCTAAATGTGCTGAGGGAGCTGCTACGCCTAACCTATCCTTTGAAATTAATGAATTCCGAAGGCCATCTCCCCAAAGCGCTGTACAATCCCAGCTGTGAGCTACTGCATGACCTGCTCAGGGATATGGCTGCGGAAGTCTGGTCCTTGCAGGACATTTGCAAATTCAATGTCAGGAACGTATATAGAGGAGCCATGATATGCTGGCTAAAAGAGAGGATTCCAACCCAGTTGTGGAACTCCATATACATTCGTCAAGAATATTCATATGCTTCAAAAATGAAATGA